The following are encoded together in the Phocoena sinus isolate mPhoSin1 chromosome 11, mPhoSin1.pri, whole genome shotgun sequence genome:
- the PRSS16 gene encoding thymus-specific serine protease, with protein sequence MAIGPVPWLGPLLLVSLLGSSAPASLLRRLGEHIQRFQESSGLGLSLDPGSVALPKQGWLEQPLDPFNASDRRSFLQRYWVNDQHWTSQDGPVFLHLGGEGSLGPGSVMRGHPATLAPVWGALVIGLEHRFYGLSIPAEGLDVAQLRFLSSRHALADVVSARLALSRLFNVSFSSPWLCFGGSYAGSLAAWARLKFPHLIFASVASSAPVRAILDFSEYNDVVSRSLMNTAIGGSLECRAAASAAFAEVERRLRAGRSAQAALRAELGACGSLGRAADQAELLGALQALVGGAVQYDGQAGAPLSVRKLCGLLLGDRDHCSSPAPYCGLHRAVQVVTHSLGQKCLSFSRAETVAQLKVTETQVAGVGDRQWLYQTCTEFGYYVTCEVPGCPFSQLPALPSQLELCEQVFGFSASSIAQAVSQTNSYYGGQTPGATQVLFVNGDIDPWHVLSITQPLGPSESALLIPNASHCLDMAPERPSDSPSLRLARQNIFQQLQTWLDPAKKSQVRGGV encoded by the exons ATGGCCATTGGGCCTGTCCCGTGGCTGGGCCCTCTGCTCCTGGTTTCCCTCTTGGGGTCCTCAGCTCCAG CTTCCCTCCTTAGGCGCCTGGGTGAGCACATTCAGCGGTTTCAGGAGAGCTCTGGCCTGGGCCTGAGCCTGGACCCAGGAAGTGTGGCCCTCCCAAAACAGGGGTGGCTGGAACAACCACTGGACCCCTTCAATGCCTCCGACAGACGATCCTTCCTGCAG CGGTATTGGGTAAATGACCAACATTGGACCAGCCAGGATGGGCCTGTATTCCTGCATCTGGGGGGCGAAGGCAGCCTTGGGCCTGGTTCAGTGATGAGAG GGCACCCTGCAACCCTGGCCCCAGTCTGGGGGGCCCTGGTGATAGGTCTGGAACATAGATTTTATGGCCTGAGTATACCCGCTGAGGGGCTCGACGTGGCCCAGCTCCGCTTCTTGTCCAGCCGCCATGC GCTGGCCGATGTGGTCTCTGCCCGCCTCGCACTCTCCCGCCTCTTCAACGTCtccttctccagcccctggctCTGCTTCGGAGGCTCCTATGCCGGCTCCCTGGCTGCCTGGGCCAGGCTGAAG tttccccatctcatTTTCGCCTCCGTCGCCTCTTCCGCTCCGGTGCGGGCCATACTGGATTTCTCCGAGTATAATGAC GTGGTGTCTAGAAGCCTAATGAACACTGCGATTGGCGGATCCCTGGAG TGCCGGGCTGCTGCGTCCGCAGCCTTTGCGGAGGTGGAGCGACGGCTGCGCGCGGGCCGCTCGGCTCAGGCAGCGCTGCGAGCGGAGCTGGGCGCATGTGGGTCCCTGGGGCGCGCTGCGGACCAGGCAGAGCTGCTGGGGGCGCTGCAGGCACTCGTGGGAGGGGCAGTGCAGTACGACGGGCAAGCGGGAGCGCCGCTGAGTGTGCGAAAGCTCTGCGGGCTCCTCCTCGGGGACCGGGACCACTGCAGCAGCCCTGCGCCCTACTGCGGGCTTCATCGGGCAGTGCAG GTTGTCACACACAGCCTGGGTCAGAAGTGTTTAAGCTTTTCTCGAGCAGAGACAGTGGCACAGCTGAAGGTCACAGAAACCCAAGTGGCCGGCGTTGGCGACCGGCAGTGGTTGTACCAGACCTGTACCGAGTTTGGCTACT ATGTCACCTGTGAGGTCCCTGGATGCCCTttctcccagctcccagctctgccctcccaaCTAGAGCTATGTGAGCAGGTGTTCGGGTTTTCAGCCTCATCCATAGCCCAGGCTGTGTCCCAGACAAACTCCTACTATGGTGGCCAGACCCCAGGGGCTACCCAAGTGCTGTTTGTTAATG gGGATATAGACCCCTGGCATGTGCTAAGTATAACACAGCCTTTGGGACCCTCAGAATCAGCCCTTCTCATCCCTAATGCTTCTCATTGCTTGGACATGGCACCTGAGAGACCCTCAGACTCCCCCAGCCTCCGCCTAGCACGCCAG AACATCTTCCAGCAGCTGCAGACCTGGCTTGATCCGGCAAAGAAGAGCCAGGTTAGGGgtggggtctga